In Haloplanus rubicundus, one DNA window encodes the following:
- a CDS encoding acyltransferase — MNTRQIKNCAIGDGTTIGNFVSIEDSEIGSNCRIWRFVNMYGCKVGSECMIGSLVEIQKDVLIGRGTRIQSHAFICSKVEIEEDVFVSHGVKFVNDRYPPSGNSDSWESTTIRQGASLGTGAVIMPVEVGENAMVGAGAVVVDDVPPNAVVAGNPAEIIDYRD, encoded by the coding sequence ATGAATACGAGGCAGATCAAAAACTGCGCTATCGGTGATGGAACAACAATTGGCAATTTCGTGTCGATTGAAGACTCCGAAATTGGATCTAATTGTCGAATTTGGCGGTTCGTCAATATGTATGGTTGTAAGGTTGGTTCAGAGTGTATGATCGGGAGTTTAGTAGAGATTCAAAAGGATGTGCTTATCGGACGAGGTACGCGGATCCAATCGCACGCATTTATCTGCTCAAAAGTAGAAATAGAAGAGGATGTCTTCGTTAGCCATGGTGTTAAATTTGTCAATGACCGTTACCCTCCGAGTGGCAATTCAGACTCTTGGGAATCGACGACGATCCGTCAAGGAGCGTCGCTTGGGACCGGCGCTGTGATTATGCCTGTTGAAGTTGGCGAGAATGCAATGGTTGGGGCAGGGGCAGTCGTTGTTGACGACGTCCCTCCAAATGCTGTTGTAGCAGGCAATCCAGCTGAGATCATTGACTACAGAGACTGA
- a CDS encoding DegT/DnrJ/EryC1/StrS family aminotransferase, whose translation MVDEVPFVDITIDDKMISDAVNVLESGRLVKGPECEALENAFADLCSTDHAIGVSNGTAALLLSMKALDIDSGDHVFVPGHTYFATVSPVLELGADPVFVDVDPDRYAMDPKLLKDAIDEATNPEAVAVTHMHGQPAEMDEILEIADEYGLTVIEDAAQAHGATHNDQPVGSFGDVGCFSFYPTKNMTVGGDGGMITTDDHELASEARALRNHGRDESGKHTHLGLNYRLDEVKAAIGREQLTRLSDWTQARRKAASQYDERLQHIEEITIPKTYTQSKHVYHHYPVLVPARERKEFRAHLDEHGIGTGIHYENAVHQHEAVRDRVASTTVPIAEDICSRTVSLPMHPQLSEPDVKYVCDQIREYFQ comes from the coding sequence ATGGTAGATGAAGTTCCATTTGTAGATATCACAATCGATGATAAAATGATATCCGACGCTGTGAACGTACTTGAGAGTGGACGTCTTGTAAAGGGGCCTGAATGCGAGGCTCTTGAAAATGCATTTGCCGATCTATGCTCAACCGACCATGCAATTGGTGTCTCGAACGGAACTGCAGCTCTTCTGTTGTCAATGAAGGCGCTCGATATCGATTCGGGGGATCACGTGTTCGTTCCAGGGCACACGTACTTTGCGACGGTTAGCCCCGTTCTTGAACTCGGGGCAGACCCCGTCTTTGTTGATGTTGATCCTGACCGCTACGCGATGGATCCTAAGCTATTGAAAGATGCTATAGATGAAGCTACGAATCCGGAGGCAGTCGCTGTTACTCATATGCACGGTCAGCCAGCGGAGATGGATGAAATTCTTGAGATCGCCGATGAATATGGGCTTACAGTTATTGAGGACGCAGCCCAAGCACATGGGGCGACACATAATGATCAGCCAGTAGGATCATTCGGAGATGTTGGTTGTTTTTCCTTTTATCCTACTAAGAATATGACCGTGGGCGGTGACGGCGGCATGATTACGACGGATGACCACGAACTTGCGTCTGAAGCTCGTGCTCTCAGAAATCATGGTCGCGATGAGAGCGGAAAGCACACTCATCTCGGATTAAACTACAGGCTAGATGAAGTCAAGGCAGCTATTGGTCGAGAACAACTCACGCGTCTTTCTGACTGGACACAGGCCCGTAGAAAGGCAGCTTCACAGTATGATGAGCGGCTACAACATATTGAGGAGATCACTATTCCCAAAACATATACTCAGTCAAAACACGTGTATCACCACTATCCCGTATTAGTACCAGCAAGAGAACGAAAGGAATTCAGAGCACACCTTGACGAACATGGGATCGGTACAGGAATACACTACGAAAATGCGGTTCACCAACATGAGGCCGTTCGTGATCGAGTGGCGAGCACGACTGTGCCTATCGCTGAAGACATCTGCTCACGAACCGTTTCACTTCCCATGCATCCTCAACTGAGTGAACCAGATGTCAAGTACGTCTGTGATCAGATTCGGGAGTACTTCCAATGA
- the aglF gene encoding UTP--glucose-1-phosphate uridylyltransferase AglF — protein sequence MKAVVLAAGKGTRLRPLTEDKPKGMVEVDEEPLITHCFDKLIELGADELIVVVGYMKEIIIDHYGDEYDGIPITYTHQREQKGLAHALLTVEEHIDDDFMLMLGDNIFQANLQDVVRRQHEDRTDAAFLVEEVEWEEASRYGVCDTNQYGEVTDVVEKPKDPPSNLVMTGFYTFSPAIFHACHLVQPSERNEYEISDAIDLLIQSGRTIDAIGLSGWRIDIGYPEDREEAERRLSNNSY from the coding sequence ATGAAAGCTGTCGTACTCGCGGCTGGGAAAGGCACGCGTCTCCGGCCGCTAACTGAAGATAAGCCCAAGGGGATGGTCGAAGTCGACGAGGAGCCACTCATTACTCACTGTTTTGACAAGTTGATTGAACTTGGTGCGGACGAGCTCATCGTCGTTGTCGGATATATGAAGGAGATCATCATAGATCACTACGGCGACGAGTACGATGGCATCCCGATTACCTACACCCACCAGCGCGAGCAGAAGGGACTTGCCCACGCCCTCCTGACAGTTGAAGAGCACATCGATGACGATTTCATGTTGATGCTCGGCGACAACATCTTCCAGGCGAATCTCCAGGACGTGGTCCGCCGACAACATGAAGACCGTACAGACGCCGCTTTTCTCGTTGAAGAAGTTGAGTGGGAGGAGGCGTCCCGGTACGGCGTGTGTGACACTAACCAGTACGGCGAGGTCACAGATGTAGTGGAAAAACCGAAAGATCCACCGAGTAACTTGGTGATGACTGGGTTCTATACCTTCTCACCCGCCATCTTCCACGCATGTCATCTCGTTCAGCCATCGGAGCGCAACGAGTACGAGATATCCGACGCCATCGACCTTCTCATTCAGTCGGGGCGCACTATCGACGCTATCGGCCTCAGCGGCTGGCGGATCGACATTGGGTACCCTGAAGACCGCGAGGAGGCTGAACGCCGCCTCTCAAATAATTCATATTAA
- a CDS encoding glycosyltransferase, with protein sequence MNSSSSKTASISVIVPTYNEEQTIKNCLDALIFADYKGRKEILVVDGRSEDRTRDLVSSYEHDHQCVSLYDNPGRTTPHGINVGIKNATGDIVSFISGHSIVPPQFFNDIMTAFERAPDADVVGGRMIPRADTYFEHSVAAALVSRLGASSARFRPVEGYVNTVNFGAYRREVIDTVGKMDTDLPRAQDYEYNKRVRAAGFRLYQYPELQISYIPRSTPLALGKQYYGNGYGKANVFDKLDEYPLSPRVCGLAMIFLSGVTVPLWSLILGIYLVIINLVAISSIRASEVDAGIRHIPGAMLALFIMHSSFAFGLLHGSIFP encoded by the coding sequence ATGAACAGTAGTAGCTCCAAAACGGCTTCGATTTCAGTTATTGTGCCTACATATAATGAAGAGCAAACAATAAAAAACTGTTTAGACGCGTTAATTTTTGCGGATTATAAGGGCCGTAAAGAGATTTTAGTGGTCGACGGTCGGAGTGAAGACCGGACTCGGGATCTGGTTTCGTCGTATGAGCATGACCACCAATGTGTATCTCTCTATGACAACCCTGGCCGAACAACACCACACGGAATAAATGTCGGGATTAAAAACGCGACTGGTGACATCGTTTCGTTTATTAGCGGGCATAGTATCGTACCTCCTCAATTCTTCAACGATATAATGACCGCATTTGAGCGCGCGCCTGATGCTGATGTGGTTGGTGGTCGAATGATTCCCAGGGCGGATACCTACTTTGAGCACTCAGTGGCAGCTGCACTCGTCTCCCGGTTAGGAGCAAGTAGTGCACGGTTTCGTCCTGTGGAAGGCTATGTTAATACGGTGAATTTCGGAGCTTACCGACGTGAAGTTATTGACACGGTTGGGAAAATGGATACCGATCTCCCCCGGGCACAAGATTACGAGTATAACAAGCGCGTTCGTGCAGCTGGCTTTCGTCTTTATCAGTATCCAGAGCTACAGATCAGCTATATCCCCAGATCAACACCGTTGGCACTTGGAAAACAGTACTATGGAAACGGTTACGGGAAAGCCAACGTCTTCGACAAATTAGACGAATACCCGCTCTCACCGCGTGTTTGTGGCTTAGCTATGATTTTTCTTAGTGGTGTCACTGTTCCACTATGGTCACTGATACTCGGTATATATCTTGTTATCATTAATCTCGTGGCTATCTCATCGATTAGAGCGTCAGAAGTGGATGCAGGTATTAGGCATATTCCCGGAGCCATGCTCGCATTATTCATAATGCACTCCAGTTTTGCTTTTGGACTCCTGCACGGCTCGATTTTTCCATAG
- a CDS encoding RNA-guided endonuclease InsQ/TnpB family protein, with the protein MEVRRTVPVALDVDSDDAALLEDTVDTFLWSAQYVVDHAFRGEYVTTSKTTLDDETYDDVREKTDGFNGGLVQAARNKAADDCKSVVARWKNGKKASKPRFTSPHVVYDHRTATFHDDYVSLATTDGRIEADYVLPDEDSDTPHSEYLFADKHEITGAELHYQDGDWALHIHCKKEVESDTSKQAPPENGTVLGVDLGVNNLAVTSTGTFWTGDEFDHWRREYENRRGSLQQCGTRWAHQNIHSVGQKEEGRFKQMLHRISNELAAEARENECSVIAFEELADIRERTGASWGHKWAFDRLYNYVEYKAEEYDIAVKQVDPENTSRRCSHCGFTHPDNRDGADFECLKCGYENHADYNAAKNIGVRYLRRNQTGNGGGAPLGVRLNSGTLNVNGGYSPAEESARTGVHAESHRFRGG; encoded by the coding sequence ATGGAGGTGCGGCGTACTGTTCCCGTTGCGCTCGATGTGGACAGTGATGACGCCGCACTCCTTGAAGACACCGTAGACACGTTCCTCTGGTCGGCACAGTATGTCGTAGACCACGCTTTCCGAGGCGAGTACGTCACCACCAGCAAGACCACGCTGGACGACGAAACCTACGACGACGTACGCGAGAAAACGGACGGGTTCAACGGTGGACTGGTACAAGCCGCTCGGAACAAGGCCGCTGACGACTGCAAAAGCGTCGTCGCACGCTGGAAAAACGGCAAGAAAGCGTCGAAGCCACGCTTCACCAGTCCACACGTTGTCTACGACCACCGCACCGCCACCTTCCACGACGACTACGTAAGCCTCGCCACCACAGACGGCAGGATTGAAGCCGACTACGTACTGCCTGACGAGGATAGTGACACGCCGCACTCGGAGTACCTGTTTGCAGATAAACACGAAATTACGGGTGCGGAACTACACTACCAAGACGGCGACTGGGCACTTCACATCCACTGCAAGAAGGAAGTGGAGTCCGACACGTCGAAACAGGCACCACCTGAGAACGGAACGGTTCTCGGTGTTGACCTCGGCGTGAACAACCTCGCGGTCACCTCGACAGGCACGTTCTGGACAGGAGACGAATTCGATCACTGGCGCAGAGAATACGAGAACCGCCGTGGCTCACTCCAACAGTGCGGCACGCGATGGGCACACCAGAACATCCACTCAGTCGGACAGAAAGAGGAAGGCCGGTTCAAACAGATGCTCCATCGCATCAGCAACGAACTCGCTGCAGAAGCCCGCGAGAACGAGTGTTCGGTCATCGCATTCGAGGAGTTGGCGGACATTCGTGAACGGACTGGTGCGTCGTGGGGGCACAAGTGGGCGTTTGACCGCCTCTATAACTACGTTGAGTACAAGGCCGAAGAATACGATATTGCGGTCAAACAGGTTGACCCCGAGAACACGAGTCGGCGTTGCTCGCACTGCGGTTTCACCCATCCCGACAACCGCGATGGCGCTGACTTCGAGTGCCTGAAGTGCGGGTACGAGAACCACGCGGATTACAACGCCGCGAAGAATATCGGGGTGCGGTATCTCCGCCGGAACCAAACTGGGAACGGCGGAGGCGCACCCTTGGGCGTGCGCTTAAACAGCGGGACGTTGAACGTGAACGGAGGCTATTCTCCTGCCGAGGAATCGGCCAGAACGGGAGTCCACGCTGAATCCCACCGCTTTAGGGGTGGGTAG
- a CDS encoding class I SAM-dependent methyltransferase, producing the protein MNRWQTAQQAERNHSAHTSIVSDQESAKSLFERLWQEDISVLSNKDMLAVGGGTGIIHALEHPRLQVSIDPLYEEKRIPRTKTNAEIICGSGEHLPFSNNSFDIVYSQNVLDHTRNPNEVLDEISRILKRDGQFFFSVNTFSLPKIIRNKLDVVDTPHPHHFGPEEIKQMLQSSGFKLENIHMRTHSFTEKSVFSLLCQKEFKKAGGKLAQIKDFCAICRLS; encoded by the coding sequence ATGAATCGGTGGCAGACAGCACAGCAAGCAGAGAGGAACCACTCTGCACATACCTCGATTGTTTCGGACCAGGAATCTGCAAAATCGCTGTTTGAGAGACTCTGGCAAGAAGATATATCAGTATTGTCAAATAAGGACATGTTAGCGGTCGGGGGTGGAACGGGGATAATCCATGCTCTGGAACATCCCCGGTTACAAGTTTCAATTGATCCACTCTATGAAGAGAAGCGGATTCCACGTACCAAAACTAACGCAGAGATTATTTGTGGAAGTGGTGAACACCTTCCTTTTTCCAACAACTCCTTTGACATCGTATATTCTCAGAATGTACTTGACCACACACGAAATCCAAATGAGGTTTTAGATGAAATAAGTAGGATTCTAAAGCGTGATGGTCAGTTTTTCTTCTCAGTCAACACATTCTCGCTTCCTAAAATAATCCGAAATAAACTTGACGTGGTTGATACACCACACCCACATCACTTCGGTCCGGAAGAAATCAAACAAATGCTGCAATCCTCTGGATTTAAGTTAGAAAACATTCATATGAGAACCCATTCATTTACTGAAAAGAGCGTTTTCTCGCTATTGTGTCAAAAAGAGTTTAAGAAGGCAGGTGGGAAACTCGCTCAGATTAAAGATTTCTGTGCTATCTGTCGTCTCTCTTAA
- a CDS encoding glycosyltransferase family 4 protein: MDSLHLTTVHNPTDTRIFDKEAISLVNAGFDVGILAHNTQDQNRNGVRFYGLGSVSTRLERWQSIPTVARTAKRLDASIYHFHDPELIPVGLYLSATTDSAVVYDVHEDYGHVATTREWIPKPASIPLSYAIPKIEQRVAEEFDGIVTVSDWIAAPFRDCEIPVTVAHNFPRTESLQPATGQVERNQEHVLCYVGGLQKLRGIYRMLELLEALLERGVDVELWALGEWSPDEDQAHVERFIHQRDLERYVRFPGYLAYDEMFQYLHSADVGLALVDVEHYKKTVPTKFFEYLYAGLPIVTTPVNAVKAFMPEQYCHVVPQGDTEAAADAVETAIQQDYDPVQMRSLVETKYSWEAEAKKLIALYEQLLE, encoded by the coding sequence ATGGATAGTTTACACTTGACAACGGTGCATAACCCAACTGATACCCGAATCTTCGATAAAGAGGCGATTAGTTTAGTCAACGCAGGTTTCGACGTCGGCATTCTTGCTCATAATACCCAAGACCAGAATCGAAACGGAGTCAGGTTCTATGGCCTCGGATCGGTTTCGACACGTTTGGAGCGATGGCAGAGTATTCCGACAGTCGCCCGAACCGCGAAACGCCTCGACGCGTCGATCTACCACTTTCATGATCCGGAGTTAATCCCGGTTGGACTTTATCTCTCAGCGACAACTGATTCAGCTGTGGTGTATGATGTCCACGAGGATTATGGACATGTGGCCACGACACGTGAATGGATCCCCAAGCCGGCATCGATTCCTCTGTCTTATGCTATCCCCAAGATAGAACAGAGAGTAGCAGAGGAGTTCGATGGGATCGTTACGGTTTCTGACTGGATCGCTGCTCCATTTCGGGATTGTGAAATACCCGTTACGGTCGCACACAATTTCCCACGGACGGAATCGTTACAACCAGCTACAGGTCAGGTAGAACGGAATCAAGAACATGTCCTCTGTTATGTTGGTGGGCTACAGAAGCTGCGCGGGATCTACCGAATGCTTGAACTTCTCGAGGCATTGTTAGAGCGTGGCGTCGATGTGGAGTTATGGGCACTTGGAGAATGGTCACCAGATGAGGATCAAGCACACGTGGAGCGGTTCATTCACCAACGAGATCTAGAACGCTACGTTCGATTTCCTGGATATCTTGCATACGATGAGATGTTCCAGTATCTCCACTCGGCTGATGTAGGACTCGCATTGGTTGACGTTGAACACTACAAAAAAACCGTACCAACGAAGTTTTTTGAATATCTCTATGCCGGATTACCGATTGTCACCACACCTGTCAACGCAGTTAAAGCATTCATGCCGGAACAGTATTGTCATGTTGTTCCGCAGGGGGATACCGAGGCTGCGGCAGATGCCGTCGAAACCGCCATACAACAGGATTACGATCCTGTTCAAATGCGCTCACTCGTCGAGACTAAATATAGCTGGGAAGCCGAAGCGAAAAAACTTATCGCCCTATATGAGCAACTTCTCGAATAA
- a CDS encoding AbrB/MazE/SpoVT family DNA-binding domain-containing protein: protein MSRNTGDGGVIRVSKKGQATIPKELRERFGIDTPGKVLIHEEDGKIVVEPLPSVEEMQGVHAGRYEKGEVLEHLREMNDEDKKLERERDERLERHQ from the coding sequence ATGTCCCGTAATACTGGCGATGGAGGAGTCATCCGCGTGTCCAAGAAGGGACAGGCGACGATCCCGAAGGAGCTGCGGGAACGGTTCGGTATCGACACGCCAGGAAAGGTACTCATCCACGAAGAGGATGGGAAGATCGTGGTCGAACCCCTCCCCTCGGTCGAAGAGATGCAGGGCGTCCACGCTGGTCGCTACGAGAAGGGCGAAGTCCTCGAGCACCTACGCGAGATGAACGACGAAGACAAGAAGCTCGAACGCGAGCGCGATGAGCGACTTGAGCGGCATCAATGA
- a CDS encoding S8 family peptidase: MGTGTPQPGSDSSGDDATTDDSPGTDGATRRQLLVGLTTGATAIGLGASAAAEARGPNGNGAGNNRPVRNNPAGNNDRVEQGRGPPDQVIVGTTTQAAADEAAQQAREVRHKLDFGDRGKAVAGRFPEQAQQALQNRPDVRYVEPDATFEAIGESLPWGADRIDADTVHDGGTTGDGADIAIIDTGIDSDHPDLVDNLGAGKAYVEAGTDYDGSSCSGNGNTYHEPWDDDNDHGTHCAGTAAGVANSEGVIGVAPGATLHAIKALSCSGTGYLSDIAAGVEYTTNQGWDVASLSLGSSSDYSTLKDACQYAVDQGVLVVAAAGNDGPCSDCVSYPAKYSSVVAVSATDSSDDLASFSSTGPEIDIAAPGSSVKSTVPGGYAYYSGTSMACPHVSGVGGLLMANGYNGSEARSALQGSTEDIGLSASESGNGLLNAEATVPSSTELSISSLEVSDIQSDSVVLNGDLESLGGADSVDVYFKYWEKGSKSSTADFTSVETLSSTGPFSSNLSGLSSGTTYVFAARGKASDGDWNRGTRLEFVPDSLSISTMEATINSASATLNGTLESLGGADSVDVYFKYWEKGSKSSTADFTSVETLTSTGSFSESVSSLSSGATYIFAARGKSSTGDWNRGSRFEFSPP; the protein is encoded by the coding sequence ATGGGAACGGGCACCCCCCAACCGGGCAGCGATTCATCGGGCGATGACGCAACGACTGACGATTCTCCGGGCACTGACGGCGCGACACGACGGCAGCTTCTGGTCGGGCTTACGACTGGCGCGACGGCGATTGGCCTTGGCGCCTCGGCCGCCGCTGAGGCACGTGGTCCAAACGGTAACGGCGCCGGCAATAATCGGCCGGTTCGAAATAATCCCGCGGGTAACAACGACCGCGTCGAGCAAGGTCGTGGTCCGCCGGACCAGGTCATCGTCGGAACGACGACACAGGCCGCGGCTGACGAGGCCGCACAGCAGGCTCGTGAGGTCCGCCACAAACTCGACTTCGGCGACCGGGGCAAGGCCGTCGCAGGGCGGTTTCCCGAGCAGGCACAGCAGGCGCTTCAGAACCGCCCCGACGTGCGCTACGTCGAACCCGACGCGACGTTCGAAGCTATCGGCGAGTCACTCCCGTGGGGCGCCGACCGCATTGATGCAGACACCGTCCACGATGGCGGCACGACCGGCGACGGCGCGGATATCGCTATCATCGACACCGGCATCGACAGCGATCACCCAGATTTGGTCGACAATCTTGGAGCGGGGAAGGCGTATGTTGAGGCCGGTACCGACTACGACGGAAGTAGCTGTAGCGGCAATGGCAACACCTATCACGAGCCGTGGGACGACGACAACGACCACGGGACCCACTGCGCCGGCACCGCCGCCGGCGTCGCCAACAGTGAGGGCGTGATCGGTGTCGCTCCGGGCGCGACGCTCCACGCGATCAAGGCACTCTCCTGTAGCGGAACTGGGTATCTCTCCGACATCGCTGCTGGCGTCGAATATACGACCAATCAGGGTTGGGACGTGGCGAGCCTGAGCCTCGGCTCCTCCTCTGATTACTCGACGCTCAAGGATGCGTGTCAGTATGCCGTGGATCAGGGCGTGCTGGTGGTTGCAGCTGCGGGTAATGACGGCCCCTGTTCGGACTGTGTGTCCTATCCCGCGAAGTACAGTTCGGTCGTTGCCGTGAGCGCGACCGACAGTTCGGACGACCTGGCCTCGTTCTCCTCGACCGGGCCGGAGATCGATATCGCGGCACCTGGATCGTCGGTCAAGTCGACGGTTCCCGGTGGGTACGCGTACTACTCCGGGACGTCAATGGCGTGTCCACACGTGAGTGGGGTTGGTGGTCTGTTGATGGCGAATGGATACAACGGGAGTGAGGCGCGGTCGGCGTTGCAAGGGAGTACGGAGGATATCGGCTTATCCGCGTCGGAAAGTGGGAACGGGTTGTTGAACGCGGAAGCCACTGTTCCATCTTCAACCGAGCTTAGTATATCTTCCCTTGAAGTTTCAGATATCCAATCAGACTCTGTCGTTCTCAATGGCGATCTGGAGAGTCTCGGTGGAGCGGATTCAGTCGATGTGTACTTCAAGTATTGGGAGAAGGGTTCGAAGTCGTCGACAGCCGACTTTACGTCGGTAGAGACGCTCTCATCGACGGGACCATTCAGTAGCAATCTGTCTGGATTGTCGTCGGGGACAACTTACGTATTCGCGGCTCGCGGGAAAGCTTCGGATGGAGATTGGAATCGCGGAACACGTCTGGAATTTGTTCCAGATAGCCTTTCCATCTCGACGATGGAGGCAACCATTAACTCAGCAAGTGCCACACTGAACGGCACATTGGAGAGTCTCGGTGGTGCTGACTCGGTGGATGTGTACTTCAAGTATTGGGAGAAGGGTTCGAAGTCGTCGACAGCCGACTTTACGTCGGTAGAGACGCTCACGTCAACGGGATCGTTCAGTGAAAGTGTCTCCAGTTTGTCCTCGGGAGCAACCTATATTTTTGCAGCTCGAGGGAAAAGTTCAACTGGCGACTGGAATCGTGGCTCTCGTTTTGAATTTTCGCCGCCATAA
- a CDS encoding Gfo/Idh/MocA family protein, giving the protein MKLGVIGTGYWGSNHARVAVELKENGLLEEVIFCDVDENRVAELASNYGVEFVTDHRKLIARVDAAIIATPSHTHRDIAITLLSNGVDCLVEKPLANHGDTAWEIVDTAKQNNRILAVGHIFRYHPALQAVKERIERGELGQIKYLHTNRYSFRVPRESSGVLHQLAVHDIDVYRYLLGEHPDRLFCATNSWIRDDVEETATLTLNYGNTIGTINESWQVPVFGKKRELIVVGTERSIHLDYLKDTEFEMFDTRIRRENNEFRAIEEGQTAHETRNAEPLREEVTDFLMAIEDDRSPLANGQIGAEAVSLLDLATESDQTNKAVHVDADQLRMNK; this is encoded by the coding sequence ATGAAACTTGGAGTGATCGGCACAGGCTACTGGGGCTCAAACCACGCACGCGTCGCGGTGGAACTCAAAGAAAATGGTCTCTTAGAAGAAGTCATCTTTTGCGATGTCGATGAGAATCGCGTTGCAGAACTCGCCTCCAATTACGGAGTTGAATTCGTCACCGATCATCGAAAGCTAATTGCAAGGGTGGACGCTGCAATTATCGCGACCCCATCGCACACCCACAGAGACATAGCTATAACCTTACTCTCAAACGGCGTGGATTGTCTTGTAGAGAAACCATTAGCAAATCACGGTGATACAGCATGGGAGATCGTTGATACGGCGAAGCAAAACAACCGAATACTCGCAGTTGGGCATATTTTCCGCTACCATCCTGCGTTACAGGCTGTCAAAGAACGGATCGAGCGGGGGGAACTCGGTCAAATCAAATATCTTCATACCAATCGGTATTCCTTCCGTGTCCCCCGTGAATCAAGTGGGGTCCTACATCAACTAGCAGTTCACGATATTGATGTGTATCGCTATCTGTTAGGAGAACATCCTGATCGACTATTCTGTGCGACAAACTCGTGGATCCGAGACGATGTTGAGGAGACGGCAACGTTAACACTCAACTACGGAAATACTATTGGCACCATTAACGAATCGTGGCAAGTTCCCGTATTCGGGAAGAAGCGTGAACTTATTGTTGTCGGCACGGAGAGATCTATCCACCTCGATTATTTAAAGGACACAGAATTCGAGATGTTCGACACGCGAATTCGGCGTGAAAATAACGAGTTCCGGGCGATTGAAGAGGGTCAGACAGCTCATGAGACACGGAACGCAGAGCCTCTTCGAGAGGAAGTTACAGATTTCCTCATGGCAATTGAGGATGATCGATCACCTCTTGCCAATGGACAGATCGGCGCTGAAGCAGTCTCGCTGTTGGATCTGGCCACCGAATCAGATCAGACCAATAAAGCCGTTCATGTAGATGCGGATCAACTCCGTATGAATAAATAA